One Mangifera indica cultivar Alphonso chromosome 4, CATAS_Mindica_2.1, whole genome shotgun sequence genomic region harbors:
- the LOC123213839 gene encoding ATP phosphoribosyltransferase 2, chloroplastic-like isoform X1 yields the protein MSLMSATSLLQSCFQQHPSPSLSLLCPSSSFHFSVLPPAQLKLANMTITCCVSQSQVSVVNGKIDSRISERNEIRLGLPSKGRMAADTLDLLKDCQLSVKQVNPRQYVAQIPQLSNLEVWFQRPKDIVRKLLSGDLDLGIVGLDTVSEYRQGNEDLIIVHNALEYGDCRLSLAVPKYGIFENVNSLQELAQMPQWTAEKPLRVATGFTYLGAKFVKENGLKHAVFSTADGALEAAPAMGIADAILDLVSSGTTLRENNLKEIEGGIVLESQAVFVASRKSLIQRKGVLDTTHEILERLEAHLKAVGQFTVVANMRGSSAEEVAERILSQSSLSGLQGPTVSPVFCKRNGKVTADYYAIVICVPKKALYKSVQQLRAIGGSGVLISPLTYIFDEETPRWRELLSELGL from the exons ATGTCCTTGATGTCCGCTACGTCTCTTCTCCAATCCTGTTTCCAACAACACCCTTCACCGTCTCTCTCCCTCCTCTGTCCTTCTTCGTCCTTTCACTTCTCCGTCTTACCACCAGCGCAGCTCAAACTCGCCAATATGACAATCACCTGCTGCGTTTCGCAGTCTCAAGTGTCGGTTGTGAATGGCAAGATCGACAGTCGAATCTCCGAGCGTAACGAAATTCGACTTGGATTGCCGAGCAAAGGCCGCATGGCCGCCGACACTCTCGATCTTCTCAAG GACTGTCAACTGTCAGTCAAGCAGGTCAATCCTCGACAATATGTTGCTCAAATCCCTCag CTTTCAAATTTGGAAGTTTGGTTTCAACGGCCAAAAGACATCGTACGAAAGTTGTTATCAGGAGATTTAGATCTTGGTATAGTGGGCTTGGATACAGTTAGTGAATATCGACAG GGAAATGAAGATCTTATCATTGTTCACAATGCTCTTGAGTATGGAGATTGTCGTTTATCCCTTGCA GTCCCCAAATATGGGATTTTTGAAAATGTGAATTCACTGCAGGAGCTGGCGCAAATGCCTCAATGGACAGCTGAGAAACCTCTACGAGTTGCTACTGGCTTCACTTAT TTGGGTGCTAAGTTCGTGAAAGAAAATGGACTGAAGCATGCGGTTTTTTCTACTGCTGATGGAGCCCTAGAGGCTGCTCCAGCG atgGGGATTGCTGATGCTATTTTGGACCTTGTGAGTAGTGGGACAACACTCAGAGAGAACAACTTGAAAGAAATTGAAGGTGGAATTGTGTTGGAAAGCCAG GCTGTATTTGTAGCAAGCAGGAAGTCATTGATCCAGAGAAAAGGTGTACTGGACACGACCCACGAAATTCTTGAAAGATTGGAGGCCCATTTGAAGGCAGTTGGCCAGTTCACG GTCGTTGCAAACATGAGGGGAAGTAGTGCAGAGGAAGTAGCTGAGCGGATATTGAGCCAATCGTCATTATCTGGGTTGCAG GGACCCACTGTCAGTCCTGTTTTTTGCAAACGCAATGGGAAGGTAACAGCTGATTATTATGCCATAGTCATTTGTGTACCCAAGAAAGCACTATACAAATCTGTACAGCAACTGAGAGCG ATCGGAGGCAGTGGGGTTCTAATCTCGCCATTGACCTACATTTTTGATGAAGAGACCCCAAGATGGCGTGAGCTTCTCTCAGA
- the LOC123213839 gene encoding ATP phosphoribosyltransferase 2, chloroplastic-like isoform X2 — protein sequence MSLMSATSLLQSCFQQHPSPSLSLLCPSSSFHFSVLPPAQLKLANMTITCCVSQSQVSVVNGKIDSRISERNEIRLGLPSKGRMAADTLDLLKDCQLSVKQVNPRQYVAQIPQLSNLEVWFQRPKDIVRKLLSGDLDLGIVGLDTVSEYRQGNEDLIIVHNALEYGDCRLSLAELAQMPQWTAEKPLRVATGFTYLGAKFVKENGLKHAVFSTADGALEAAPAMGIADAILDLVSSGTTLRENNLKEIEGGIVLESQAVFVASRKSLIQRKGVLDTTHEILERLEAHLKAVGQFTVVANMRGSSAEEVAERILSQSSLSGLQGPTVSPVFCKRNGKVTADYYAIVICVPKKALYKSVQQLRAIGGSGVLISPLTYIFDEETPRWRELLSELGL from the exons ATGTCCTTGATGTCCGCTACGTCTCTTCTCCAATCCTGTTTCCAACAACACCCTTCACCGTCTCTCTCCCTCCTCTGTCCTTCTTCGTCCTTTCACTTCTCCGTCTTACCACCAGCGCAGCTCAAACTCGCCAATATGACAATCACCTGCTGCGTTTCGCAGTCTCAAGTGTCGGTTGTGAATGGCAAGATCGACAGTCGAATCTCCGAGCGTAACGAAATTCGACTTGGATTGCCGAGCAAAGGCCGCATGGCCGCCGACACTCTCGATCTTCTCAAG GACTGTCAACTGTCAGTCAAGCAGGTCAATCCTCGACAATATGTTGCTCAAATCCCTCag CTTTCAAATTTGGAAGTTTGGTTTCAACGGCCAAAAGACATCGTACGAAAGTTGTTATCAGGAGATTTAGATCTTGGTATAGTGGGCTTGGATACAGTTAGTGAATATCGACAG GGAAATGAAGATCTTATCATTGTTCACAATGCTCTTGAGTATGGAGATTGTCGTTTATCCCTTGCA GAGCTGGCGCAAATGCCTCAATGGACAGCTGAGAAACCTCTACGAGTTGCTACTGGCTTCACTTAT TTGGGTGCTAAGTTCGTGAAAGAAAATGGACTGAAGCATGCGGTTTTTTCTACTGCTGATGGAGCCCTAGAGGCTGCTCCAGCG atgGGGATTGCTGATGCTATTTTGGACCTTGTGAGTAGTGGGACAACACTCAGAGAGAACAACTTGAAAGAAATTGAAGGTGGAATTGTGTTGGAAAGCCAG GCTGTATTTGTAGCAAGCAGGAAGTCATTGATCCAGAGAAAAGGTGTACTGGACACGACCCACGAAATTCTTGAAAGATTGGAGGCCCATTTGAAGGCAGTTGGCCAGTTCACG GTCGTTGCAAACATGAGGGGAAGTAGTGCAGAGGAAGTAGCTGAGCGGATATTGAGCCAATCGTCATTATCTGGGTTGCAG GGACCCACTGTCAGTCCTGTTTTTTGCAAACGCAATGGGAAGGTAACAGCTGATTATTATGCCATAGTCATTTGTGTACCCAAGAAAGCACTATACAAATCTGTACAGCAACTGAGAGCG ATCGGAGGCAGTGGGGTTCTAATCTCGCCATTGACCTACATTTTTGATGAAGAGACCCCAAGATGGCGTGAGCTTCTCTCAGA
- the LOC123213839 gene encoding ATP phosphoribosyltransferase 2, chloroplastic-like isoform X3, whose amino-acid sequence MSLMSATSLLQSCFQQHPSPSLSLLCPSSSFHFSVLPPAQLKLANMTITCCVSQSQVSVVNGKIDSRISERNEIRLGLPSKGRMAADTLDLLKDCQLSVKQVNPRQYVAQIPQLSNLEVWFQRPKDIVRKLLSGDLDLGIVGLDTVSEYRQGNEDLIIVHNALEYGDCRLSLAVPKYGIFENVNSLQELAQMPQWTAEKPLRVATGFTYLGAKFVKENGLKHAVFSTADGALEAAPAMGIADAILDLVSSGTTLRENNLKEIEGGIVLESQAVFVASRKSLIQRKGVLDTTHEILERLEAHLKAVGQFTVVANMRGSSAEEVAERILSQSSLSGLQGPTVSPVFCKRNGKVTADYYAIVICVPKKALYKSVQQLRADFHCLPCHAVIGITR is encoded by the exons ATGTCCTTGATGTCCGCTACGTCTCTTCTCCAATCCTGTTTCCAACAACACCCTTCACCGTCTCTCTCCCTCCTCTGTCCTTCTTCGTCCTTTCACTTCTCCGTCTTACCACCAGCGCAGCTCAAACTCGCCAATATGACAATCACCTGCTGCGTTTCGCAGTCTCAAGTGTCGGTTGTGAATGGCAAGATCGACAGTCGAATCTCCGAGCGTAACGAAATTCGACTTGGATTGCCGAGCAAAGGCCGCATGGCCGCCGACACTCTCGATCTTCTCAAG GACTGTCAACTGTCAGTCAAGCAGGTCAATCCTCGACAATATGTTGCTCAAATCCCTCag CTTTCAAATTTGGAAGTTTGGTTTCAACGGCCAAAAGACATCGTACGAAAGTTGTTATCAGGAGATTTAGATCTTGGTATAGTGGGCTTGGATACAGTTAGTGAATATCGACAG GGAAATGAAGATCTTATCATTGTTCACAATGCTCTTGAGTATGGAGATTGTCGTTTATCCCTTGCA GTCCCCAAATATGGGATTTTTGAAAATGTGAATTCACTGCAGGAGCTGGCGCAAATGCCTCAATGGACAGCTGAGAAACCTCTACGAGTTGCTACTGGCTTCACTTAT TTGGGTGCTAAGTTCGTGAAAGAAAATGGACTGAAGCATGCGGTTTTTTCTACTGCTGATGGAGCCCTAGAGGCTGCTCCAGCG atgGGGATTGCTGATGCTATTTTGGACCTTGTGAGTAGTGGGACAACACTCAGAGAGAACAACTTGAAAGAAATTGAAGGTGGAATTGTGTTGGAAAGCCAG GCTGTATTTGTAGCAAGCAGGAAGTCATTGATCCAGAGAAAAGGTGTACTGGACACGACCCACGAAATTCTTGAAAGATTGGAGGCCCATTTGAAGGCAGTTGGCCAGTTCACG GTCGTTGCAAACATGAGGGGAAGTAGTGCAGAGGAAGTAGCTGAGCGGATATTGAGCCAATCGTCATTATCTGGGTTGCAG GGACCCACTGTCAGTCCTGTTTTTTGCAAACGCAATGGGAAGGTAACAGCTGATTATTATGCCATAGTCATTTGTGTACCCAAGAAAGCACTATACAAATCTGTACAGCAACTGAGAGCG GATTTTCACTGCCTGCCTTGTCATGCTGTAATCGGCATTACAAGATAA